Within the Micromonospora citrea genome, the region TTTTCTGGGCCTTCGCCTACAACGTCGCCGCCCTGCCACTGGCGGCAGCCGGGCTGCTCAACCCGATGATCGCCGGCGCCGCGATGGCCTTCTCCTCGGTCTTCGTCGTCGCCAACAGCCTACGACTGCGCCGCTTCACCACCGTCCAGTAAGAAGCGAACCACCGCCCCGCGCCGCTGCCACCCGCCGAGGTGACAGCGGCGCGGGGCGTATTGCTGACGAAGCCCAGATCAGCACCTACACCCGCATGAGGCACACGCGAACCGGCCTGTCACGACCGACGTGGGACGGTCGGTGCGTAGCCCGCCTGAGCTACTGCGGGTCGATTCCGCCATCCGTCATCCGCAAGCGGGGACGTTGGTAATCCGCCGATGGTGGGCGAAGTGCCACGGCTTGGCCGTCGGCGCGCTACACGGCAGCGGCCGCGCCGTCGACGACGAAGCGCTCGGCGCGACTGGCCCACCCACCACGAGAACGTGCCCCTTCCACGGCGCCCACTCAGTCGACACCGACGGCAAGCTCGCCCAGCTCGATGCCAACGGGTACCGCCCGCTGCGCCTGGACACCGCCGCGGATACGCCCCGGAGGAGGTGGTTGGCCGGTCACGAGGGCGTGGCCGGAGTCAGGGCAGTTGCTGGCGGGCCGGGGTGACGACGTGGAGGTCGAGCATGCCGGGCGGGTCGGACAGGCCCGGCCGGCCAGCGGCCGAGGCCCATTGAGACCGACGATGACGGTGGAGCCTCATACCCGGTCACGCCGAGTGGCAGGGGTGGGTGGGCCGCACAGGCCCCCGGCGACCAGCACGGCGATGAAGGCGCCGGCGATGACCAGTTTGGCCACGACCAAGCGGCGGGCCCGGCGAGACAACGCGATGACCGCCGGCAGAGCGGTCAGGTCATCGCAGACCAGTACAGCGTCGGCCCTGTGCGCAGCCGGGTCGAGAGCTCGCCCGCCCCTCGCGACGCCCAGGTCGACGGCCGCCGGGGCAGGGGCGTCGTTGATACCGTCACCGACCAGCAGCACCGGCGGCCACCGGATTGCAGCGCGTGAACGTGGTCGACCTTGTCGGCTGTCGGCAAACCTCCGGGCTCCGACCACCTCTCGAGCGAGGTGGCGCTTGATGCAGCGGAGATGAGCTACGGCCAGTTCCTCTTCGCCTGGGGCGGACACGCCTTCGCGCGTCGTGGTGTGGTTCGCCCCTGTACCTACACGTGTTCGGCCGGCTGGCCTGAGAGTGGCCAGCCGACCGAACGTGCCGCGGGCGACGGATTGGTGCGCTGAGGTCAGCCGATCGGAGCTGGCTGGGCCTCGGCGGCGGTTTCCTGCCGGGTGGCGGCGCGCAGGGTGAGGGCGGCGAGCACCGCGCCCAGCGCGGCGATGGCGGCTGCGCCGAGGAAGGCCGCGGAGAACCCGTCGGTGAGGGCGGGCCGGTTCCCGAGCTGGTCGGCGCCGAACGACGCGGCCACCGCGGTCATCGCCGCCAGTCCGAGCGCGGACCCGACCTGGTAGCTGGTGTTGACGATCCCTGAGGCGAGGCCGCCCTCCTCGGGGCGGGCGCTGGAGATCGCCGTGCCCAGAGAGGGGATGAAGGCCAGGGACATGCCCAGCGCCGCGACGAGGGAGGCGGGCAGGACGTCGACCCAGAAGTTGCCATCGGGGCGGATCAGCGACAGCCAGCCCATCCCGACGGCGAGGACGGCGAGCCCGGTGACAGTCATGGCCTTCGGACCGAAGCGGGCGATCGCCCGTGGGGCGAGGACGATCATGCCGATCATGATCAGGATGGTCATCGGCAGCAGCGCGGCGCCGCTGGGGAAGGCACTGTAGCCGAGGACCTGCTGCAGGTACAGGTTGAGGAAGAACCACATGGGGATCCACGCCCCGCCCAGCAGGACCTGCGCCAGGTTCGCGGCACCGAGGTTCGGTGTACGGAAGATGGACAGCCGCATCAACGGTTCACGGCGGCCGGCCTGGATGGCCAGGAACACCGCGAGCAACGCCACCGCGCCGCCGAGCACCAGCCAGGTCTGGGCGCTGGCCCAGCCCACCTCCGGCGCCTGCACGATGGCGTAGACGGCGGCGGCCAGGCCGGCGGTGACGGTGAGCCCGCCGGCGATGTCGAGGGAACCGCGGCTGGCGCCGCCGGCGGGCATCAGCGCCGGGGTGGCGAGGACGGCGAGCAGGGCGATCGGGATGTTGATGTAGAACACCCAGGGCCAGCTGACGTACTCGGTGATCAGCCCGCCGAGAAAGACACCGGCGGTGCCGCCTGCCGGTGCCGCTGCCCCGTACAGGGCCAGGGCCTTGGTCAGCTCCTTCGGCGTGGCGCCGAAGAGCATCATCAGCAACGTCAGTGCCGAGGGCGCGATGAGCGCGGCGCCGACGCCTTGGATGGCCCGGGCGGCCAGTTCGACCGCCACGCTGCCGGCCAGACCGGCTACGACGGACCCGACGAGCAGGATCAACCAGCCCGTACTGAACATGCGCCGGGCACCGAACAGATCGGACAGACGGCCGCCGAGCAGCAGCAGGCCGCCGAATGCCACGACGTAGGCGTTGAACACCCAGGACAGGTTCTCCGGCGAGAAGCCCAGGTCGGCCTGCATCTGCGGCAGCGCGACGCCGATGATCGACGTGTCCATGATGACCATGAACTGGGCGAGCGCGATGAGCCCCAGGGCCCACCAGCGCTTGGATTCGCGCAACATCTCCATCACTCCTCTTGCCCCTAGGGGGTATGGGTAACGGCAGAATGTGTACCCCCTACGGGTATCAGGTGTCAAGTGCTCGCCCTGGATCTCCCTTGCGGAGCCCCGAGGAACCGGGGTCTTGCCTGCGGTACCCCCTCCCGGTATCTTCGGGCATCGGCAGGAAGGCGGGCAGGAATGAGCCACGGCTACATCAAGGACAAAGGCGATTACCTGCGGCGGCTCCGTCGCATCGAGGGACAGGTCCGCGGACTGCAGCGGATGGTCGACGAAGACGCCTACTGCCTCGAGATCCTCACTCAGGTCTCGGCGGCGACGAAGGCGTTGGAGAGCGTCGCGCTCAGGCTGCTCGACGAGCACCTGGCCCACTGCGTTGTCGCGGCCGTCAAGGCCGGCGGCCCGGATCCTCACGTCAAGCTGCGAGAGGCGTCCGATGCCATCGCTCGGCTCGTCCGCTCCTGATCCCGCACGATCGAACCCCAGCCCTTCAGCGGCCTGTCGCATCTCCTGAGGCGGCTGCAGGACATGGACCGCGTCGGGGGGACCACAGCTCGCAAATGGCCGCGCGGCGACGTTCCGGGTCGGGTTCCCCACACCGCCACGTAGCGGTCGATCAGGTCATTCGGGCCGGCGAGCCCGACCCGCTTTGACGGACATCTGAGATCAGGAGCCGGAGGGCTCCAGGAGGATGTCCAGCATCATGGAGAGCATGGGTAAGAAGCGCCCGCGGCCTCGCCGATCGTTCACGGCGCAGTCCGCCCGCCAAGCCATATTCGAGTACGTAGAGAGCTGGCACAACACCCGCCGCCGGCACTCCAGCCTCGGCTACCTCAGCCCCGCCGCCTACAAAGCCAGCGCCATCATCAACCCGCTGCCCAGCAAGGTAGCGTGAGATCGACATTCCGACCCTGTCCGTCGAAACGGGGCGAGCCCACCGGCGTCAGCCATGATGCTCCTTCGATCGTGGATGATCGTTTGACGACCACGACTTTCCTGCGCCGAGCCCTCCGCCACAATTCCCCGGAGGGAATCGCCGACCGGCACCGCAGCGGCTACACCGGAGGAGTGATCATCGAGTCAGCCAAGGGCGGACCCGCCGACGCGCTTCGGCAATGGCGCACCCGCCGGCGCGTCAGCCAACTCGAACCGGCGATGGCCGGCACCACGCAACGGCACGTCAGCTTCACCGAGAGCGGACGCTCGACCCCGGGCCGGTCGATGGTCATTCGGCTGGCCGAGTCGCTGGAGGTGCCGATCCCCGAACGCAACGAACTACTCCTCGCCGCCGGATTCGCGCCCGCGTACCCGCACACCGACCTGCACGACCCCGCCTGGCTCCGGTCCGGACCGCCCTTGATCGCATCCTGCACGGCCACCTGCCGCACCCGGCCGTGATCGTCGCCCGCTACGGGCACATCATCGACCACGTCCAAGCCGAGAGTCTGCGCAACCCGAACGACCGGCTCCGCCGCCTCGTCGCGGAACAACGTCGACATGGCGCCTCCGCGTCCACGGCAACTCCCGCCACCTCACCTCGGCTTCGCGGTACCGCTACAGCTCCGCACGAACGAGCCGGACAATCGGGGACTACGGCTCATCACCACACTCACCTACTTCGGCACCGCCACCGACGTCACCATCGCAGGACTGCGACTGGAAGCATTCCTACCGGCCGACGAAGCGGTCTTCGTGGCAGGGCCGCGCCGGTGCCCGAATGGCGTGTTCACCGGTCTGCCGGTTCGGTGCCGAAGAGGACGGCGGCCCGTGGCGTACGCAGATGCAGTGCCTCCCGGCCGCGTCGCGTTGTGGCGACCAGGCCCGCCCGGCGTAGCGCGCTGAGGTGTTGGGACACCGCGCCCGGGGTGATGCCGAGCCGTGCGGCGAGGCCGGGAGTGGTGGACGGCAGGGCGAGCAGGTCCAGCAGGGCTGCCCGGGTCGGGCCGAGGACGGCGGCCAGCCCGTCGGTGGACCCGGGCGGCTGCTCCCAGAGCAGCCCGATGCCGGTGGCCGGGTAGTGGATGGACGCGGCGGTCACCGGCGAATGGTCGACCCACACATCTGGCCAGCCGAACACCGACGGCAGCAGCACCAGCCCGTTGCCGGAGGCGTCGACACGCGCGTCGCCGGTGCAATCGGGGCGCACCAGCAGCTCGCCCTCGTACCAGGCGATGTCGTGATGCAGGTCGGCGAAGAGGCCCTCCACGCCACGATCGACCAGCGCCGTGGCCCGCCGGTCGAGGTCGGCGTCGAGCAGCGCCCCCATCCGGACCCAGTACGGTTCGATCAGCCGCTCGTGGCACCGCCGGACCGCCGCCAGGACCCGGCGCAGCAGGACGGGCACCGGCGGCAGCCCGGCGGCTGCCCGCTCCCCCAGCGCGTCGACGCAGTCGACCCGGATGAACTCCGGGTCGACTGCCGCGAGGCGGTCGAGCTCGGTGGCCAGGCTCGGCGCCCGCTGCTCCGGCACCGGGATCAGGAACGACGGCAGCAAATAGCTACCGAGCACCGTGCGCAGCAACGGCAACTCGGGCTCCCGGCGCAGCTCGGCATGGGCGCGGCGCAGCCACGGCTCGTGCAGGGGATGCCCGGCGGGCCGCACCGCGGCACGCAGCCCGAGGATCGTCTCGGACAGTGGTGACAGGGCGAACCGGACCCGGGCGACGTCGGCCGTGGTCAAGTTGATCCTCACCGGCACGACCGCCATCTCCTCTGACCATTTAGCACTGGCTAAACAATAGCCTCGGCTCAAGCCGCCCTGGCAGGCTCGGTCCGCAGTGGCCCGACACGCGTCAACCTCGCGTGAGTCCCATGCAAGCAAAGGGAGATCAGATGCTCATCGACTCGAACCGCTCGCGCGCCACGGCGATTCACCGGCGGCGCGCAACCATGGCCGCGACCGGGCGCCGGATCACGACCACCACGGCGGCACTCGTCGTCAGCGCCACCGCGCTGGTAGCCGTCCAATCCACCCCCGCGTACGCACACACCCGCAATGAGGCCGTCCTTTACGGCTGCGGCTCCGGCTACGGGATCGTGAGCGACGGTGTGCGAGCCGTCAAGACCAGCAACGGCACGACGTGGGGCGAGGTGATCCTCACCTACAACGCGAGCAACGGCTACAACTGCGTGGTGACCCGCAAGACGGCCTACCACGGAACGGCATCGCCGGTCACTGCGAACCTGAGGCTACAGTTCAGCGGAGAGTTCGAGAAGCGCGACGACTACGCCGAGCACTGGGAGTCGGTGAAAGCCCGCGGTGCGGGTATGTGTGCCCAGTACTGGGGCGCCATCGCAAACCCGTACGCGGGTGTGTCGGCGGCCGGGGGGCGCTACACCTGGGGCAACTGCGGCTGATCGAGCGACGCCGACGCGTCCGACACTGGTGCCTCATGGGCGCTGACCAGGCGCGAACAGGGGCGGGAAGTGCCATGCGAGTTGGCACGACGGGGCCGAATTCTGCCCGTCCGGTTCCCAGACGCGAAGCGAGTGACGATCAACCGCGATGCAACCGGGCACCCTGCCCCTTCGTCTTGATAATCGCCGCCGCGACACCGCGCGGCCGTTGACCGGACAGTCCCACAACCATGAGGACGTGATCATGACTACTGGCCGGCGAGTTCCGCGGCGTGCCGCCCTGGCTCTGTCGGGCGGTGCCGTGCTCGGCGCGGCGCTGGCGCCTGCTTTCGCCAGCGCTGACACCGGTGGCCAGCGGCGGCGCTCCATCGCCACCGCCGAGGCGCTGTATCGGGCCCTCACCGCCAAAGACCTCGACGCCTTCGCCGCCGTATGGGCACCCGACGCGATCTCGCGGATGCCCGTGACCCCGCCCGGCGAGATCCACGGTCGCGACGGCATCGTCGAAGGCATCGGATTCTTCTTCATGGTCGTCGGCGAGGTCAGGATGACCTGGCAGATCCGGCCGCTGCTGAATCCCCACGAGGTCGTGTCCACATGGACGATGGAAGCACCGTTGCTCGCCGGTGGCGTCTACCGCAACCGAGGGGCGCAGATCATGCGTATCCACGGCGACCAGATCGTCGACAACACCGAGTTCCTCGACACCGCAGCCTTCCTGAAGGCCTTCGGCCAGCAATAAACCACCCTGGATGACGGCCGCCACGCATAACGAACCCGATGGAAGGCCCTCAACCAGACGCAACCCGTAGATCAGATCAAAGATCGCCGAAACGCCCCTTGAGATGGCGCATAAGAGCCATCGCATTAAATATCAACTCATATCACATTAAGAGTACGATGGTAATGGGATTGGCCAAATCTGAGTGGAGGGTGCTCAGCTGCAGGCCTACCAACGGGGAAGGGACGCCATGCGACAATTTCAAGGCACCAAGAAGGCCGTTACCACACTCGGAATGTCGGCAGTGGCGGTGATCACGTCGCTGGCCGTTGCGGCCCCGGCGCACGCAAGCGCCGACATCAGTTGGACATACTCGCCCGATGGCGGCGCCAAGGGCTGGTTCGACGCGGACGTGGCCGGGTGGACCGGTGCGGAAGAGATCACGGCTTGCGACATCAAGTCGGATGGTTTTGCGGCGTTTGTGCTTCTGAGGGACGCGAACGGCAACAGGATCGCCAGCGTTAGAGACACCGGCAACGACGGCAGTTGCACGAGCACGTCGTCCAACATGATTACCGATGAGAGGAGCGTCCAGCTCACGGTCTGCACAGACACCGGCGGCAACGTCTTTTACGAGTGCAGCACGCGATTCGGCTGGTCCTGATGCTGGCATGATACGTGGATCCCTCCGCCACATGGTGGAGGGATCCACGTATCAACGACGAGGCCCAGCCAGGAGACCTGCCTGAGCTGGGAGCGCCGACACGCCCACGTCACCAACCACCGGTGGATTCAGGCTCAGGTCACCAGGCCCCGGCGGTACGCGTACACCACGGCCTGCACCCGGTCGCGCAGGTCGAGCTTGGTGAGGATGCGGGACACGTACGTCTTGACCGTCTCCTGGCTGATCACCAGGGCCGCGGCGACCTCGCTGTTGGACAGGCCCTCCGCGATGAGCCGGAGCACCTCCAGCTCGCGCGGGGTCAGCGCGCCGCCGTCCGGGTCGCGCTCGGCCGGGCGGATGCGGGCCGCGTATCTGCCCACCAGCTGCCGGGTCACCTCCGGGGCCAGCAGCGCGGCGCCCGTCGCCACCGTGCGGATGCCGTGGAGCAGTTGGGCCGGTGGGGCGTCCTTGAGCAGGAAGCCACTGGCGCCGGCACGCAGCGCCTCGTAGACGTACTCGTCTAGGTTGAACGTCGTCACCACGAGGACCTTCACCGGCTCGGGGACCCGGGCGCCGGCCAGCAGGCGGGTCGCCTCGATGCCGTCGAGCACCGGCATCCGGACGTCCATCACCACCACGTCCGGCCGGAGCCGAGCGGCCAGGTCGACCGCCGCGCGCCCGTCGCCGCA harbors:
- a CDS encoding MFS transporter, which translates into the protein MLRESKRWWALGLIALAQFMVIMDTSIIGVALPQMQADLGFSPENLSWVFNAYVVAFGGLLLLGGRLSDLFGARRMFSTGWLILLVGSVVAGLAGSVAVELAARAIQGVGAALIAPSALTLLMMLFGATPKELTKALALYGAAAPAGGTAGVFLGGLITEYVSWPWVFYINIPIALLAVLATPALMPAGGASRGSLDIAGGLTVTAGLAAAVYAIVQAPEVGWASAQTWLVLGGAVALLAVFLAIQAGRREPLMRLSIFRTPNLGAANLAQVLLGGAWIPMWFFLNLYLQQVLGYSAFPSGAALLPMTILIMIGMIVLAPRAIARFGPKAMTVTGLAVLAVGMGWLSLIRPDGNFWVDVLPASLVAALGMSLAFIPSLGTAISSARPEEGGLASGIVNTSYQVGSALGLAAMTAVAASFGADQLGNRPALTDGFSAAFLGAAAIAALGAVLAALTLRAATRQETAAEAQPAPIG
- a CDS encoding metal-sensitive transcriptional regulator, producing MSHGYIKDKGDYLRRLRRIEGQVRGLQRMVDEDAYCLEILTQVSAATKALESVALRLLDEHLAHCVVAAVKAGGPDPHVKLREASDAIARLVRS
- a CDS encoding IS3 family transposase is translated as MGKKRPRPRRSFTAQSARQAIFEYVESWHNTRRRHSSLGYLSPAAYKASAIINPLPSKVA
- a CDS encoding helix-turn-helix domain-containing protein produces the protein MTTTTFLRRALRHNSPEGIADRHRSGYTGGVIIESAKGGPADALRQWRTRRRVSQLEPAMAGTTQRHVSFTESGRSTPGRSMVIRLAESLEVPIPERNELLLAAGFAPAYPHTDLHDPAWLRSGPPLIASCTATCRTRP
- a CDS encoding ArsR/SmtB family transcription factor encodes the protein MTTADVARVRFALSPLSETILGLRAAVRPAGHPLHEPWLRRAHAELRREPELPLLRTVLGSYLLPSFLIPVPEQRAPSLATELDRLAAVDPEFIRVDCVDALGERAAAGLPPVPVLLRRVLAAVRRCHERLIEPYWVRMGALLDADLDRRATALVDRGVEGLFADLHHDIAWYEGELLVRPDCTGDARVDASGNGLVLLPSVFGWPDVWVDHSPVTAASIHYPATGIGLLWEQPPGSTDGLAAVLGPTRAALLDLLALPSTTPGLAARLGITPGAVSQHLSALRRAGLVATTRRGREALHLRTPRAAVLFGTEPADR
- a CDS encoding nuclear transport factor 2 family protein, translating into MQPGTLPLRLDNRRRDTARPLTGQSHNHEDVIMTTGRRVPRRAALALSGGAVLGAALAPAFASADTGGQRRRSIATAEALYRALTAKDLDAFAAVWAPDAISRMPVTPPGEIHGRDGIVEGIGFFFMVVGEVRMTWQIRPLLNPHEVVSTWTMEAPLLAGGVYRNRGAQIMRIHGDQIVDNTEFLDTAAFLKAFGQQ
- a CDS encoding response regulator, encoding MTAPVRVLVCDDQELIRAGFATIIDAQPDMEIVGECGDGRAAVDLAARLRPDVVVMDVRMPVLDGIEATRLLAGARVPEPVKVLVVTTFNLDEYVYEALRAGASGFLLKDAPPAQLLHGIRTVATGAALLAPEVTRQLVGRYAARIRPAERDPDGGALTPRELEVLRLIAEGLSNSEVAAALVISQETVKTYVSRILTKLDLRDRVQAVVYAYRRGLVT